The genomic DNA AGCGAGGCCCGGACGAGGTGAGGACCCGCCGGTCCCATGAGCGCGACCTGGTCGACGTTCACCGACGGGAACTTGCGGCGCCAGGGCTCCAGCAGTTCGTCGAGCATCTTCGCGACACTCCGACCTGCTTCCCGTTCGTTGTCGGGGTCGACGTTGGGGAAGGACCTGTAGGCGCGGGGAAGCTTCCAGCTGTGAATCGCCCGCAAGGCGCAACTGCGGCGGGCGGCCTCTTCGAAGGCAAAGGCCAGAACCTTGTCGGGTGCTTCGTGGATGTCGACCCCCACGATCATCTCGCCGTACCGGGTCGGCTCGGCGTCCTCCGGTTCATCAGCCGCCCGTACGAGGGTCACCGGCGTTTCGGTGGCTACAAGGGTCGCCGTGCCCACCGTGCCGACGAGGAAGCCCAGCAGGCTGCCCAAGGAGCGAGAACCAAGGACGAGCAGGTCGGCACCGGCTGCTTCGACGGCCAGCGCGGCGGCCGGCCTGCCGGAGAGATACCGGGTGGTCATCTCCAGATGCGGGTGACGACGCCGTACATCCTCCAGAGGCCCGGCGAGCACCTCGTCGGCCCACCGACCGGCCGTGTGGCAGTCCAACCGCGGAACGGCTGGACTGATGGGCCAGTCGATCACGTGGACGAGCCTCAGCGGCACCTCCCGCAAGGACGCCTCTTTGGCGCCCCAGACGGCGGCCGCCCGGCTCTCGGGGGATCCGTCGACGCCGACTGTCACGAGGTGCTTCATGCCACGAACCTCCCGTCTCGCAGCTTTGTCGTCCTCTCTCAGTGTGGCCCGCGGGCCAGGAGCGGAGGAGGGGCCATGTGGCCCGTTGCGGGGCCGATCAGCCCCACCGTGTCTTGGGGACGCGTCTCGCAGCTCTCCGGTCAGCCCATGTGCGGCACACTGTGGGGGGCGGGTGCGGGGGCGTCGGTGTGCGCGGTCACATGGCCTACGACCGCGACCACCCCGTCGAGTTGTTCTGCAAGGCGTGTCAGGATCGCAATCTGGCTCCGGCTCTCCATTTGGCCTTCCAGAGTGACGACGCCGTCGATCACATGGACGGCGACCGCGTCGGCTCCGAGCCCCATGGTGCCCACAACTACGTCCTCGATGATGCGTCGTCGTATCTCCGCGTCGGGGCGCAGAAACAGACGGAGCAGATCCCGGCGCGTGACGATACCGACGAGTCGGTCCTCGTCGTCCACGACCGGCAGCCTCTCCACGCCACTACGCATCATCAGCCGAGCGGCGTCCGGTGCGGTCTCGTCTGCGTGGACGGTCACCGCCGGGGTCGACATGACCTCGGCAGCCATGAATTCAGCTCCCGACGACACTGCGGTCCCGGTCCCGGTGCCGGCGTCCGGTCTGTCGCTCGGCGCGAGGTGTCTCGCGGCCTGTCGGTTCACCAGGTCGCTCTCGGAGACGACGCCGACGACATGGTCCTCTTCGTCGAGCACCGGCAGTCCGCTGATGTTGTACTGGGCGACCAGCTTCGCGACCTCCTTGAAGGAGGTGGCCGGGACGACCGAGACGACCTCGTCGGTCATCAGGTCTCCCACTCTGATGTGCTTCATGGAGGCTCCTCCTGCCGTCTCGCCGACCCGCACGGACGCAATGCCGGAGGTCGTTCAGAGACCACGATCCGCCGGCCGTACCGGAGTGAGGAGGGCCGAATGGGTCTCAGCCGGGACCGGTCGGACCCGGCTCGAGTGCTCGGACAGGGCAGGATTCCCTCGACAGGGACCATTGGGCCCCGGGCGGTCCTGAGCGGCCCTCCACATGCGGGGCCCCGCGGTGGCAGCGTGAGAGCTGCCCATTTTGCCGGCTCTCGGTGAGGAGGAACCATGGAAGGCACCACTGGCAGGCTGGAACTGGGTGCCGTCATCGTCGGCGTCGATGGCTCCAAGCCGGCCCGCCAGGCAGCTTTGTGGGCGGCGGCCGAGGCTGTACGCCGTGACAGTCCACTGCACATCGTCCACGCCGCCGAAACGGACCGCCGGGCTCTCTACCTTTCAGTGGAGAGCATCGAGCGTGTACGCAACGCGGGCCAAGAACTGCTGCGGGACACTGCCGCCGCCATCAGGGACCAGTATCCCGGTGTGCACATCACCACGGAGCTCAGCCGCAGCTCCGCCGTCCCCAGCCTGCACCGGACCGCGGGGCTCCGAGGCACTGTCGTGGTGGGGAACCGGGGTCTCGGCGGTTTCGAATCTCTCATGCTCGGATCCGTAGGTCTGAAGGTTGCTGCCGGTGCCACGACGCCCGTGATCGTGGTCAGGGGCGTTGAGAAGGGAGGTGAGGCCGGAGTGGTGCTCGCCGCGGTCCGTGACGAGCACGACGGCGAATGCGCCCGCTACGCGGCGCGCGAAGCCGAGCTCCGCCAGGCATCGCTGCGGCTGTTGCACGTGTGGAACGTACTCGAGTCCGCCGGACTGGCCGTGACCATGCTCGACAACGTCGAAGGAATGGCCGGCGAACAGGTTCACCAACTGACGGCGGTGGCGGACGGGATCCGCGATGAATTCCCGGCCCTGACCGTGCAGGCGGATGCTGAGGGAAGCCTCACTGTGGCCGGAGTTCTGGTCGAGGCATCCCACCACGCGGATCTGCTGGTGATGGGCGGACGGCGGTCACCCGGTTACATCGGACGCACCCTCGGGCGGACGACACACACTCTCCTGCACCACGCGCACTGTCCAGTGCAGCTTATTCCGCGGCACGGTCCCGGCCACGGGAGTGAGTCGTGATGGCCGCCGCTGAACGCCGCGAGCTCGTCGTCGGCATCGATCCGGCCAAGGATTGGCACCTGCCGCTGGCCTGGGCGGCGGACGAGGCCCATCGACGCGGGCTGGAGCTTCGGCTCGTCGTGGCCGTATCTCCACTGCACGACACGCAGCACTGCGATGACAGCGCGCGCAGGATGTCCATGATCCAAGCCGGGTCACACGCTCTCGAAGCAGCTGCCGACTGGGCCCGGGAGCGCCATCCGCAACTGCAGCCGGTCACCGATCTGCTCGATGGCTTCCCGGCTTCGGTGATCGCCCGACTGTCCGAGGACGCCCGGATGGTCGTCCTCGGATCCCGACACCTGAACCGTACGGCGGAGCACTTCAGCGCCGGCTCCCTCGTCGTCCCCGTCACGGCAAGGGCACGTTGTCCCGTGGTGGTCGTGGGCGACGCGGAGCACGTCACCCAACAGCCGACCTACCTGGTCGTGGGAATTGACGGCAGCGAGTCCTCGAAGGCGGCGCTGGGGCTGGCGTTCGAGGAGGCAGACTTCCGCGGAGCCGCGCTCCGCGCCGTCTCGGTGTGGCAGCCGCCCGTGATCATGCTTCACGACGCGAAGGCCGCCGTGCAGGCTCAGCGTCGGATGCTCTCCGAGACCACAGCAGGTTGGTCGCTGAAGTACCCGGACGTGCACCTGGCCCACGAAGTGCCGACCGGACATCCGGTGGAGGAGCTAGCCAAGGCGTCCGAGCACGCCCTGGCTGTCGTCGTGGGCCGCCGCGGCCGGGGCGGTTACACGGGCATGCGGCTCGGTTCGGTCGTCCACGGACTGCTGCACCGCGCGCACTGCCCGGTGATCACGGTTCCCCTCGTGTGAAGCCTCATCGTGACTACCACCTCGGACGTGGACGAGTGCCGGTAGAGGAGCCCGGCGGGTTGACCTCGACGGAGGCCGAGCGCCGTCTGGCCGAGCACGGCCGCAACGAGGTGGCGGAGGTGCGTAGCGCACCTCTGTACAGCCGAGTCGTTGCGCAGCTCGGTGATCCGCTGATCATGGTGTTGCTCGGTGCGGCACTGCTGACGATTGTGATCGGCGATCACGCGGACGCGGTGGTCATCGGTCTGGTGATCGTCTTCAACACGACGGTGGGGGTCGCACAGGAGATCCGCGCCGACCACGCCGTGGCAGCTCTGTCGGCGATGTCGGCACCGAGCGCTCGTGTCCTGCGGGACGGCTCAGCACGGGAGATCGCCGCAGCGGTTGTGGTGCCCGGCGACGTACTGCTGCTCGGCGAGGGCGACATCGTCGCTGCCGACGCCGAGCTCATCGAGGCATCTGCCCTACTCATCGACGAATCCATGCTTACCGGGGAGTCCGTCCCTGTGGACAAGGATTCCGGCGCGCTGCTGGGCGCAGGGACTGTCGTGGTGCGCGGACGGGGCGTCGCAACGGTCACCGTCACCGGCGCCGAAAGTGCGCTCGGCCGTATCGCCGCACTCCTCGACGGTGCACGCGAGCCGACACCACTGCAGCGCCGTCTCGCCTCCCTGGGGCGCATCCTGGCCGTCGTCACCCTGGGACTCTGCCTTGTGGTCTTCGTCTTCGGGCTCGCACGCGGCCTGCCGGCCGGGACCATGGCCGTGACGGCGATCAGCCTGGCCGTCGCGGCGGTCCCCGAGTCCCTGCCTGCCGTCGTGACCCTCGCACTGGCGCTGGGCGCCCGGCGTATGGCGGCCCGGCACGCCCTCGTACGCAGGCTCCCGGCCGTGGAGACGCTCGGCTCCGTGGCAGTGCTGGCTACCGACAAGACCGGAACCCTCACCGAAGGCCGCATGGTGGTTCAGCACGTTTGGACGCCGCGGGCGGCAGCGGATCTCTTCGGGGTGGGTTACGAACCTTATGGGGACATCCAGGTCGACGGCAGGAAGCCGACGCCCGCTGAACTTGGCCCCGTACGGGACCTGCTGACGGCGGCATCGTTGTGCAATGACGCCGCCCTGCGGCCACCGCAGGATCATGCCGCCCATGAGAACCGGTGGACTGCCGTCGGTGACCCCATGGAAGCCGCACTCTTGGCGGCAGCGGCCAAAGCAGGTTGTGCGGATCAAACGGAAATCAGGCGGCTGTACCCGAGGACATGGGAAGCACCGTTCGACAGTCTCCGCAAGCGCATGACCACAGTGCACCGAATGGCTTCAGGTGCTCTGCTCGTGTGCTTGAAGGGCGCGCCTGAAGTGGTGCTCGACGTCTCCGTGCTCGCCGACCGCAAGGACGTCCTGATGGGCGCGCGACAGCAGGCGGCGATCCTTGCTTCCCGCGGCTTCCGAGTGCTCGCCGTTGCATCCACCGAGCGGCGGAACGAACCGAGCAACGCTGCCACAGCTGAGACAGGCCTGCGGCTGCTGGGCCTCGCTGCCATCAGCGATCCCCCGAAACCAGCGGCGGCCGCTACGCTCGCCGCCTGCCGTGCAGCGGGGATCACACCAGTCCTTATTACGGGAGATCACCCCGCCACAGCACGCGCGGTGGCCGCTCGTGTGGGACTCATTGACGGAGTCTGCGGTGACGACTCGGTACTCACTGGCCCTGATCTGGCATCAGGGCGCACAGACGACCTCACCACAGCACGGGTATTCGCCCGGACGAACCCGCAGCAGAAACTGGACATCGTCGATGCCTGGCGTTCCCGAGGGGCGGTCACGGCCATGACCGGCGACGGTGTCAACGACGGCCCGGCCCTGCGCCGGGCCGACATCGGTGTGGCCATGGGCAAGCGGGGAACGGAGGTCGCACGACAGGCGGCTGACCTCGTCCTCACCGACGATGACCTGTCGACCGTAGTCGCGGCCGTCGAGGAGGGCCGGCGCGTGTACGACAACATCCGGCGCTTCTTGATTTATGGCCTGGCTGGCGGTACCGCGGAGATCCTCGTCATGCTGGTCGGTCCCCTTGTCGGACTCCCGCTGCCCCTCCGGGCCGGCCAGATCCTGTGGATCAATTTGCTGACCCATGGTCTGACCGGTGTGGCCATGGGCGCAGAGCCGGCGTCCCCGGATGCCATGCACAGGCCACCGCGGCCACCCGGTCAGCACATCCTCGGCGCCGGTGCTTGGCAGCGTCTCCTCGTGCTGGCCACGGTCGTTACCGCGGTCTGTCTGGCGGCAGGGGTTCTTGCACGTGCCTGGGACCTTCCATGGCAGAGCGTCCTGTTCCTGTCGCTGCTCGGCGCGCAACTCGGCGTCGTCATGGGGCTGCGGACGCGTCTATTGACCCGGCAGAACCCCTTCCTCCCCCTGGCCGTGCTCGCATCTGCCCTGCTGGCGCTGGCGGCCCTGTACGCTCCGCCGCTGCGGTCGGTTCTGGAGACCGAGCCGCTCGGTTGGTCCGGGGCCGCTCTTGCGACGGCCGCCCTTATGAGTGGCTACCTGGCTGCTCGGTTCACACGACATGCATTCCGGGAAAGGAAGGCCGCGGAGGCGAAGTCATGAGACTGGTGCGAGTCTTCGCCCACCGTGAACCGCCGCACGATCTTCAACCGGCTGGTCACCGCAGACCGGAGCACGGTGGCGGTAGGTGCCGACTCGGTACGAGGGGTTACGTCATAGAGCGATGGCAGCGTAAAAGCAGGGGTTCTGGCGTTCCGTTCAGGGAGGGCCGACACGGTAGGGCCGCATCATCTCGTTGTCCTCGTGTTCCAGCATGTGGCAGTGCCACACATACTGTCCTGCCCGGTCGAAGGTGGCTTTGACCCGGGTGATGGCGTGCGGATAGGCGATCACCGTGTCCTTGAAACCGCTCTCCCCGGGCTCTGGAGGTCTTGCACTGTGCCCGGCGGT from Streptomyces sp. NBC_01707 includes the following:
- a CDS encoding universal stress protein; protein product: MKHLVTVGVDGSPESRAAAVWGAKEASLREVPLRLVHVIDWPISPAVPRLDCHTAGRWADEVLAGPLEDVRRRHPHLEMTTRYLSGRPAAALAVEAAGADLLVLGSRSLGSLLGFLVGTVGTATLVATETPVTLVRAADEPEDAEPTRYGEMIVGVDIHEAPDKVLAFAFEEAARRSCALRAIHSWKLPRAYRSFPNVDPDNEREAGRSVAKMLDELLEPWRRKFPSVNVDQVALMGPAGPHLVRASLDADLVVVGRHLRRSPLGAHLGPVAHAVLHHAAAPVAVVAHG
- a CDS encoding CBS domain-containing protein — protein: MKHIRVGDLMTDEVVSVVPATSFKEVAKLVAQYNISGLPVLDEEDHVVGVVSESDLVNRQAARHLAPSDRPDAGTGTGTAVSSGAEFMAAEVMSTPAVTVHADETAPDAARLMMRSGVERLPVVDDEDRLVGIVTRRDLLRLFLRPDAEIRRRIIEDVVVGTMGLGADAVAVHVIDGVVTLEGQMESRSQIAILTRLAEQLDGVVAVVGHVTAHTDAPAPAPHSVPHMG
- a CDS encoding universal stress protein, which gives rise to MEGTTGRLELGAVIVGVDGSKPARQAALWAAAEAVRRDSPLHIVHAAETDRRALYLSVESIERVRNAGQELLRDTAAAIRDQYPGVHITTELSRSSAVPSLHRTAGLRGTVVVGNRGLGGFESLMLGSVGLKVAAGATTPVIVVRGVEKGGEAGVVLAAVRDEHDGECARYAAREAELRQASLRLLHVWNVLESAGLAVTMLDNVEGMAGEQVHQLTAVADGIRDEFPALTVQADAEGSLTVAGVLVEASHHADLLVMGGRRSPGYIGRTLGRTTHTLLHHAHCPVQLIPRHGPGHGSES
- a CDS encoding universal stress protein, yielding MAAAERRELVVGIDPAKDWHLPLAWAADEAHRRGLELRLVVAVSPLHDTQHCDDSARRMSMIQAGSHALEAAADWARERHPQLQPVTDLLDGFPASVIARLSEDARMVVLGSRHLNRTAEHFSAGSLVVPVTARARCPVVVVGDAEHVTQQPTYLVVGIDGSESSKAALGLAFEEADFRGAALRAVSVWQPPVIMLHDAKAAVQAQRRMLSETTAGWSLKYPDVHLAHEVPTGHPVEELAKASEHALAVVVGRRGRGGYTGMRLGSVVHGLLHRAHCPVITVPLV
- a CDS encoding cation-translocating P-type ATPase; its protein translation is MTSTEAERRLAEHGRNEVAEVRSAPLYSRVVAQLGDPLIMVLLGAALLTIVIGDHADAVVIGLVIVFNTTVGVAQEIRADHAVAALSAMSAPSARVLRDGSAREIAAAVVVPGDVLLLGEGDIVAADAELIEASALLIDESMLTGESVPVDKDSGALLGAGTVVVRGRGVATVTVTGAESALGRIAALLDGAREPTPLQRRLASLGRILAVVTLGLCLVVFVFGLARGLPAGTMAVTAISLAVAAVPESLPAVVTLALALGARRMAARHALVRRLPAVETLGSVAVLATDKTGTLTEGRMVVQHVWTPRAAADLFGVGYEPYGDIQVDGRKPTPAELGPVRDLLTAASLCNDAALRPPQDHAAHENRWTAVGDPMEAALLAAAAKAGCADQTEIRRLYPRTWEAPFDSLRKRMTTVHRMASGALLVCLKGAPEVVLDVSVLADRKDVLMGARQQAAILASRGFRVLAVASTERRNEPSNAATAETGLRLLGLAAISDPPKPAAAATLAACRAAGITPVLITGDHPATARAVAARVGLIDGVCGDDSVLTGPDLASGRTDDLTTARVFARTNPQQKLDIVDAWRSRGAVTAMTGDGVNDGPALRRADIGVAMGKRGTEVARQAADLVLTDDDLSTVVAAVEEGRRVYDNIRRFLIYGLAGGTAEILVMLVGPLVGLPLPLRAGQILWINLLTHGLTGVAMGAEPASPDAMHRPPRPPGQHILGAGAWQRLLVLATVVTAVCLAAGVLARAWDLPWQSVLFLSLLGAQLGVVMGLRTRLLTRQNPFLPLAVLASALLALAALYAPPLRSVLETEPLGWSGAALATAALMSGYLAARFTRHAFRERKAAEAKS